One segment of Clostridium botulinum DNA contains the following:
- a CDS encoding patatin-like phospholipase family protein → MKIGLVLSGGGARGAYQIGVWKALKELKLDRYIEVVSGTSIGALNAILFCQGDIEKAENAWLNISKEKVLPTDNKDLNIKGFLISLGLKNMNLVKKCMPKMIDTGSLSREGLTDIMNKYVNFKDIENCNKLCYAACTELTTFQPKYFKINGYPEENIRSILFASSALPMIYESEEFESIKYVDGGMADNVPVQPVYGENCDIIIVVHLSKDSHINKKLFPNTKIIEIYPSVMEEGVLDGILDFVPESAEKRIKLGYMDTIDYLKPIMDLGVLVFKHKPIPDIDTQKVINYVKDKFGKKL, encoded by the coding sequence ATGAAAATAGGATTAGTATTATCAGGGGGCGGAGCTAGAGGAGCATATCAAATAGGAGTATGGAAAGCGTTAAAGGAATTAAAACTTGATAGATATATAGAAGTGGTTTCAGGAACGTCTATTGGAGCATTAAATGCTATATTATTTTGCCAAGGAGATATAGAAAAAGCAGAGAATGCATGGCTTAACATATCAAAAGAAAAAGTTCTTCCTACAGATAATAAGGATTTAAATATAAAGGGTTTTTTAATATCATTAGGATTGAAAAATATGAATTTAGTAAAAAAGTGTATGCCTAAGATGATTGACACCGGAAGTCTTTCAAGGGAAGGCTTAACTGATATTATGAATAAATATGTTAACTTTAAAGATATAGAGAACTGTAATAAATTATGCTATGCAGCATGTACAGAGCTTACAACATTTCAACCTAAATACTTTAAGATTAATGGGTATCCTGAAGAAAATATAAGAAGTATTCTATTTGCATCATCAGCATTACCTATGATATATGAATCAGAAGAGTTTGAATCTATAAAATATGTAGATGGGGGAATGGCTGATAATGTTCCAGTACAGCCTGTGTATGGTGAAAATTGTGATATTATAATAGTAGTACATCTTTCTAAGGATTCTCATATAAATAAAAAGTTGTTTCCTAATACTAAAATAATAGAGATATATCCATCTGTTATGGAAGAGGGTGTATTAGATGGTATATTAGATTTTGTTCCTGAGAGTGCTGAGAAAAGAATTAAATTGGGTTATATGGATACTATTGATTATTTAAAGCCAATTATGGATTTAGGTGTATTAGTTTTTAAGCATAAACCAATACCAGATATAGATACTCAAAAAGTAATTAATTATGTAAAAGATAAGTTTGGTAAAAAATTATAG
- a CDS encoding pyruvate, water dikinase regulatory protein, with translation MLTIFAISDSIAETAHQVTLAVAAQFKEKIKIRRVPYIKTIDDVDCIFPEIAKIERKIIISTIITVDVREYLTKKCYEKNIYIMNVLGPLIDSISSMLNTNPEYKPGAMRQIDEIYYKRIEAMEFAMQYDDSKDYGGLKNADVVLIGLSRTSKTPLSMYLANKGVKAINIPLMPEIGVPDEIYTIDKKKIFGLKIDAFQLIEIRKKRLDKFHRISSSIEYAGDERILEELEYSDRIMKRLGCKTIDITQRAIEDTALIILESIGYNKNTNIY, from the coding sequence ATGTTAACTATTTTTGCTATATCAGATTCTATAGCGGAAACAGCTCATCAAGTGACATTAGCAGTGGCAGCTCAGTTTAAAGAGAAAATAAAAATAAGAAGAGTACCATATATTAAGACAATTGATGATGTGGATTGTATTTTTCCTGAAATAGCTAAGATAGAAAGGAAAATAATCATATCAACAATAATTACTGTAGATGTTAGAGAATATTTAACTAAAAAGTGTTATGAGAAAAACATTTATATTATGAATGTTTTAGGACCACTTATAGATTCTATATCAAGTATGTTAAATACAAATCCAGAATATAAACCTGGAGCTATGAGGCAAATAGATGAAATATATTATAAGAGAATAGAGGCTATGGAATTTGCTATGCAATATGATGATAGTAAAGATTATGGTGGACTAAAAAATGCGGATGTAGTTTTAATCGGATTATCTAGAACTTCTAAGACCCCATTAAGTATGTATTTAGCTAATAAGGGGGTTAAGGCTATAAATATACCATTAATGCCTGAGATAGGAGTACCAGATGAAATATATACTATAGATAAGAAGAAGATTTTTGGATTAAAAATAGATGCGTTTCAATTAATTGAAATTAGAAAAAAGAGATTAGATAAATTTCATCGTATATCTTCAAGTATTGAATATGCTGGTGATGAAAGAATATTAGAGGAATTAGAGTATTCAGATAGGATAATGAAGAGGTTAGGATGTAAAACAATAGATATAACACAAAGAGCTATAGAAGATACAGCTTTAATTATTTTAGAATCAATTGGATATAATAAGAACACAAATATTTATTAG
- a CDS encoding signal peptidase II, giving the protein MDNKKILTIGILPLMWFLYFLFELFTGRIKDIPTVILNIFLMFLFALVGLFIYKIGHKNQNGFKFKTMLKLFLSLMIIDQGIKIFIKLFYFDAYIDIIPNLLSFNPIINTDGSWLNARFGTNVSFPLLILFNIIALFVFVEIYRYALYKGNKDFWADMSFLFIFCGALCSLIDKLFYGGSLDFIGISNLFIADIKDIYINLGILFFILTLFNNGYLSSDEETTLKEDLQNLKCFLTFIKNDIYSKFKLLKNK; this is encoded by the coding sequence ATGGATAACAAAAAAATCTTAACAATAGGCATTCTACCACTTATGTGGTTTTTATACTTTTTGTTTGAATTATTCACCGGTAGGATCAAAGATATTCCTACAGTAATATTAAATATATTTCTTATGTTTTTATTTGCTCTAGTGGGATTATTCATTTATAAAATAGGACATAAAAATCAAAATGGATTTAAATTTAAGACAATGTTAAAACTTTTCTTATCATTAATGATAATTGATCAAGGAATAAAAATATTCATAAAGTTATTCTATTTTGATGCTTATATAGATATAATTCCTAATTTATTATCTTTTAATCCGATAATCAATACTGATGGTTCATGGTTAAATGCAAGATTTGGAACCAATGTAAGTTTCCCATTATTAATACTTTTTAATATTATTGCACTTTTTGTATTTGTTGAAATATACAGATATGCACTATATAAAGGCAATAAAGATTTTTGGGCGGATATGTCTTTTCTATTTATATTCTGCGGAGCTCTTTGTTCATTAATTGATAAACTATTTTATGGTGGAAGTTTAGATTTTATTGGCATTAGCAATTTATTTATTGCAGATATAAAAGATATTTATATTAATCTAGGTATACTATTTTTTATTCTTACATTATTTAATAATGGATATTTATCTTCCGATGAAGAAACTACACTAAAAGAAGATTTACAAAACCTAAAGTGTTTTTTAACATTTATAAAAAATGATATATATAGCAAATTTAAGTTATTAAAAAATAAATAA
- the hydF gene encoding [FeFe] hydrogenase H-cluster maturation GTPase HydF encodes MLNTPKANRLHISIFGKRNAGKSSLINALTNQPLSLVSDTPGTTTDPVSKAMELLPLGPVVIIDTAGLDDTGDLGTLRVEKTKEVMLKTDLAVLVFSAEDNNIENEKEWFKDLKQKNIPVIGVINKIDLGMSNLELLQKEFDIPFVEISSREKINIGKFKELLIKNAPIDFEMPSILGDIVNPKARVILVAPQDIQAPKGRLILPQVQIIRDILDNDAMALTVKDTELEDLLKIIKNPSLVITDSQMFKKVNEIVPPNIRLTSFSILMARYKGDLELFIKGAKAINNLKPNDKILIAEACTHHAQKGDIAREKLPLLLEKKVGGKLDIVNVSGSDFPKNLSEFKLIVHCGSCMFTRKQLLSRLELVKEKNIPITNFGVALAELNGILDRACNILIRK; translated from the coding sequence ATGCTTAATACTCCAAAAGCAAATAGATTACATATATCTATATTTGGGAAAAGAAATGCTGGTAAATCAAGTTTAATTAATGCTCTAACAAATCAACCACTTTCATTAGTGTCAGATACTCCTGGTACTACAACTGATCCTGTTTCAAAGGCAATGGAATTACTTCCTTTAGGACCAGTAGTCATTATAGATACCGCTGGATTAGATGATACTGGTGATTTGGGAACACTAAGAGTTGAAAAAACAAAAGAGGTAATGTTAAAAACAGATTTAGCTGTACTTGTATTTTCAGCAGAAGATAATAATATTGAAAATGAAAAAGAATGGTTTAAAGATTTAAAACAAAAAAATATTCCTGTAATAGGAGTAATAAATAAAATTGATTTAGGAATGAGCAACTTAGAATTATTACAAAAAGAATTTGATATTCCATTTGTAGAAATAAGTTCTAGAGAAAAAATAAATATAGGCAAGTTTAAAGAACTTCTTATTAAAAATGCACCTATTGATTTTGAAATGCCTAGTATACTTGGTGATATTGTAAATCCTAAGGCTAGGGTTATATTAGTCGCTCCTCAGGATATCCAAGCCCCTAAAGGAAGGCTTATATTGCCCCAAGTACAAATAATAAGAGATATACTAGATAACGATGCTATGGCACTTACAGTCAAAGATACAGAATTAGAAGACTTACTAAAGATAATTAAAAATCCCTCTTTAGTAATTACAGATTCTCAAATGTTTAAAAAGGTAAATGAAATAGTTCCTCCAAATATAAGATTAACTTCATTCTCTATTTTAATGGCAAGATATAAGGGTGATTTAGAATTATTTATAAAAGGAGCTAAAGCTATTAATAATTTAAAACCTAATGACAAAATATTAATTGCAGAAGCCTGCACTCATCATGCACAAAAAGGTGATATTGCAAGAGAAAAACTACCTTTATTACTTGAAAAAAAAGTTGGTGGAAAATTAGACATAGTAAATGTATCAGGAAGTGATTTTCCAAAGAATTTATCAGAATTTAAATTAATAGTACATTGTGGTTCTTGCATGTTTACAAGAAAACAACTATTATCAAGATTAGAATTAGTTAAAGAAAAGAATATTCCTATAACTAATTTTGGAGTTGCATTAGCTGAACTTAATGGAATCCTTGATAGAGCTTGTAACATATTAATTAGAAAATAA
- a CDS encoding flagellar motor protein MotB, which translates to MRKKRESKENSERWLLTYSDLITLLMVLFVVLYASSNVDKQKYKQISNSFKQAFSIGDAPRAINETGEETNENSIVNDAVMGESEKLDTAKSKVDELIKEYNLEGSVSTQIQERGLIISFNDNVFFNSGDATIKNEYKQKLISISKILNNIDNYIRVEGNTDNVAINTENFHSNWQLSAIRAANVVELLVKEGNISSDKLSAIGYGEYRPVKSNDTEDGRAANRRVDIVILNNEYNKSETTSIK; encoded by the coding sequence ATGAGAAAAAAAAGAGAGAGCAAAGAGAACAGTGAGAGATGGTTATTAACGTATTCTGATTTAATAACCTTGCTAATGGTTTTATTTGTGGTATTATATGCTTCTTCAAATGTAGATAAACAAAAGTATAAACAAATATCTAATTCTTTTAAACAAGCATTTAGTATAGGTGATGCACCAAGAGCTATAAATGAAACGGGAGAAGAAACTAATGAAAATAGTATTGTGAATGATGCAGTAATGGGTGAATCAGAAAAGCTTGATACAGCTAAAAGTAAAGTTGATGAATTAATTAAGGAGTATAATTTAGAAGGCAGCGTTTCAACTCAAATACAAGAAAGAGGTCTTATAATAAGCTTTAATGATAATGTTTTTTTTAATAGTGGAGATGCAACTATTAAAAATGAGTATAAGCAAAAGCTCATATCTATATCTAAAATATTAAATAATATAGATAATTATATAAGAGTCGAGGGAAATACTGATAATGTAGCCATAAATACAGAAAATTTTCATTCTAATTGGCAATTATCTGCAATTAGAGCAGCGAATGTAGTAGAGCTTCTTGTTAAAGAAGGAAATATAAGTTCTGACAAGCTTTCTGCTATTGGGTATGGTGAATATAGGCCTGTAAAGAGCAATGATACTGAAGATGGAAGAGCAGCTAATAGAAGAGTGGATATAGTTATATTAAACAACGAGTATAATAAATCAGAGACAACATCTATTAAATAA
- a CDS encoding flagellar motor protein has product MDMMIVLSLIFAFVALILAFLLEGGAITALFQLTAAIIVFGGTFGALGISFPGNVLKKFPKVMSIAFKKRKNNMEENLLFFKDISTRTRKDGLLSLEREVSKNSDLDPFIKKGLQLAIDGVEQSSIKSILETKLEQMSERHQVGIEMFSAAGGYAPTMGIIGTVMGLIQVVSNLNDPTVLGPKIAAAFIATLYGILSANIFWLPIANKLKVLDMEEYNEKEMIIQAIVLIQQGTNPNTLVSKLEGFLTDKQSKLLEGE; this is encoded by the coding sequence ATGGATATGATGATTGTATTAAGCTTAATTTTTGCATTTGTAGCTTTAATTTTAGCATTTTTATTAGAAGGTGGAGCAATTACTGCATTATTTCAACTAACAGCTGCAATAATAGTATTTGGTGGTACTTTTGGTGCATTAGGTATATCATTCCCAGGAAATGTGCTTAAAAAATTTCCTAAAGTTATGTCTATAGCATTTAAAAAGAGAAAAAATAATATGGAAGAAAATTTATTATTTTTTAAAGATATATCTACAAGAACTAGAAAAGATGGACTTTTATCGTTAGAAAGAGAAGTTTCTAAAAACAGTGATTTAGATCCATTTATAAAAAAAGGACTTCAATTAGCTATAGATGGAGTAGAACAGTCATCTATTAAGAGTATTTTAGAAACTAAATTAGAGCAAATGTCAGAAAGGCACCAAGTTGGAATAGAAATGTTTTCAGCTGCAGGCGGATATGCGCCTACTATGGGTATAATAGGAACAGTTATGGGGCTTATTCAAGTTGTTAGTAATTTAAATGATCCTACTGTATTAGGGCCTAAAATAGCAGCAGCTTTTATAGCAACATTATATGGGATTTTAAGTGCAAATATTTTTTGGTTACCAATTGCTAATAAGTTAAAAGTTTTGGATATGGAAGAATATAATGAAAAAGAGATGATTATTCAAGCAATAGTATTAATTCAACAAGGAACAAATCCTAATACTCTTGTAAGTAAACTTGAGGGATTTTTAACAGATAAGCAATCTAAATTATTAGAAGGTGAATAA
- a CDS encoding L-lactate dehydrogenase, with protein MPLNKSKIAIIGAGFVGSTTAFNLITQGVCDEILMIDINKERAYGEVMDLNHCIEYLNRNTKVVTGEYKDCKDVDIVVITAGPPPKPGQSRLDTLELSAKIIESIVNPIMESGFNGYFIIVSNPVDIIAHYVYKISGLPKNHIIGTGTSVDSARLKNFIGELLNVDPRSVQGYSMGEHGDSQMVPWSHVTVGGKSFYAILEDNKDLTGEVDLDKLVLDTSRAGWEVYERKGTTYYAIAAATVAIIKSIMHNENKIIPVSTLLEGEYGEKDVFCGVPAILNRDGVKDVVEIHMTADEMIKFKNSLNIIRKYTDKII; from the coding sequence ATGCCTTTAAATAAAAGTAAAATAGCAATAATAGGAGCAGGATTTGTTGGTTCTACCACTGCATTTAATTTAATAACACAAGGTGTATGTGATGAAATATTAATGATTGATATTAATAAAGAAAGAGCATATGGAGAAGTTATGGATTTAAATCACTGTATTGAATATTTAAATAGAAATACAAAAGTTGTAACTGGTGAATATAAAGACTGTAAGGATGTTGATATAGTAGTTATAACAGCAGGACCACCGCCTAAACCAGGACAATCAAGATTAGATACACTAGAATTATCAGCTAAAATAATAGAATCAATTGTTAATCCAATTATGGAAAGTGGTTTTAATGGATATTTTATTATTGTTTCTAATCCTGTTGATATAATTGCGCATTATGTATATAAAATATCAGGACTTCCTAAAAATCATATAATTGGAACTGGCACTTCAGTAGATTCGGCTAGATTAAAGAATTTTATAGGGGAATTATTAAATGTAGATCCTAGAAGTGTTCAGGGTTATTCAATGGGAGAACATGGAGATTCTCAAATGGTACCATGGTCCCATGTTACAGTTGGGGGAAAATCATTTTATGCTATATTAGAAGATAATAAAGATTTAACTGGAGAAGTTGATTTAGATAAATTAGTATTAGATACATCTAGAGCTGGATGGGAAGTTTATGAGAGAAAAGGAACTACTTATTATGCAATAGCAGCAGCAACGGTAGCAATAATAAAATCTATAATGCATAATGAAAATAAAATTATTCCTGTATCAACATTATTAGAAGGCGAATATGGAGAAAAAGATGTGTTTTGTGGAGTACCAGCAATACTAAATCGTGATGGTGTTAAGGACGTAGTTGAAATTCATATGACTGCTGATGAAATGATTAAATTTAAAAATTCACTGAATATAATTAGAAAATATACTGATAAAATAATCTAG